In Balaenoptera acutorostrata chromosome 19, mBalAcu1.1, whole genome shotgun sequence, the following proteins share a genomic window:
- the TMEM231 gene encoding transmembrane protein 231 isoform X1: MALYELFSHPVERGYRAGLCSKAALFLMLSAALTYIPPLLVAFRSHGFWLKRSSYEEQPTVRFQHQVLLVALLGPEHGGFLAWSTFPAFNRLQGDHLRVPLVSTREEDRNQDGKMDMLHFKLELPLQSTEHVLGVQLILTFSYQLHRMSTFVMQSMAFFQSSFAVPGSQLYVNGDLRLQQKQPLSYGGLDVRYNVSVINGTSPFARDYDLTHIVAAYQERNVTTILTDPNPIWLVGRAAEAPFVINAVIRYPMEVISYPFC, encoded by the exons ATGGCGCTCTACGAGCTCTTCTCTCACCCAGTGGAGCGGGGCTACCGCGCGGGGCTCTGCTCTAAGGCCGCGCTGTTCCTGATGCTGTCCGCCGCGCTCACGTACATCCCGCCACTGCTGGTGGCCTTCCGGAGCCACG GGTTTTGGCTGAAACGGAGCAGCTATGAGGAGCAGCCGACCGTGCGCTTCCAGCACCAGGTGCTGCTCGTGGCCTTGCTAGGACCCGAGCACGGTGGGTTCCTAGCCTGGAGCACGTTCCCCGCCTTCAACCGGCTGCAGGGGGATCACCTGCGCGTCCCGCTCGTTTCG ACTAGAGAAGAAGACAGGAACCAGGATGGGAAAATGGACATGTTACATTTTAAACTGGAGCTTCCCCTGCAGTCCACGGAGCACGTTCTTGGTGTGCAGCTCATTTTGACTTTCTCCTACCAACTGCAc AGGATGTCGACATTCGTGATGCAGAGCATGGCGTTTTTCCAATCCTCCTTCGCTGTTCCGGGGTCCCAATTATATGTGAACGGAGACCTGAGGTTGCAGCAGAAGCAGCCCCTAAGCTATGGTGGCCTAGATGTTCGGTACAAC GTATCTGTAATCAATGGGACCAGCCCTTTTGCCCGTGACTACGACCTCACCCACATTGTTGCTGCCTATCAGGAAAGGAACG TAACCACCATCCTGACTGACCCCAACCCCATCTGGCTGGTGGGAAGGGCTGCAGAAGCTCCATTTGTGATTAATGCTGTCATCCGATACCCCATGGAAGTCATCTCATATCCTTTCTGTTAA
- the TMEM231 gene encoding transmembrane protein 231 isoform X2 has protein sequence MALYELFSHPVERGYRAGLCSKAALFLMLSAALTYIPPLLVAFRSHGFWLKRSSYEEQPTVRFQHQVLLVALLGPEHGGFLAWSTFPAFNRLQGDHLRVPLVSTREEDRNQDGKMDMLHFKLELPLQSTEHVLGVQLILTFSYQLHRMSTFVMQSMAFFQSSFAVPGSQLYVNGDLRLQQKQPLSYGGLDVRYNVSVINGTSPFARDYDLTHIVAAYQERNGPTVAGFQKRKGFLSCPRKEQMWEASDWKLLHL, from the exons ATGGCGCTCTACGAGCTCTTCTCTCACCCAGTGGAGCGGGGCTACCGCGCGGGGCTCTGCTCTAAGGCCGCGCTGTTCCTGATGCTGTCCGCCGCGCTCACGTACATCCCGCCACTGCTGGTGGCCTTCCGGAGCCACG GGTTTTGGCTGAAACGGAGCAGCTATGAGGAGCAGCCGACCGTGCGCTTCCAGCACCAGGTGCTGCTCGTGGCCTTGCTAGGACCCGAGCACGGTGGGTTCCTAGCCTGGAGCACGTTCCCCGCCTTCAACCGGCTGCAGGGGGATCACCTGCGCGTCCCGCTCGTTTCG ACTAGAGAAGAAGACAGGAACCAGGATGGGAAAATGGACATGTTACATTTTAAACTGGAGCTTCCCCTGCAGTCCACGGAGCACGTTCTTGGTGTGCAGCTCATTTTGACTTTCTCCTACCAACTGCAc AGGATGTCGACATTCGTGATGCAGAGCATGGCGTTTTTCCAATCCTCCTTCGCTGTTCCGGGGTCCCAATTATATGTGAACGGAGACCTGAGGTTGCAGCAGAAGCAGCCCCTAAGCTATGGTGGCCTAGATGTTCGGTACAAC GTATCTGTAATCAATGGGACCAGCCCTTTTGCCCGTGACTACGACCTCACCCACATTGTTGCTGCCTATCAGGAAAGGAACG GGCCAACAGTAGCTGGGTTTCAAAAAAGGAAAGGATTCCTCAGTTGTCCCAGGAAGGAACAGATGTGGGAAGCCTCAGACTGGAAATTGCTGCATTTGTAG
- the TMEM231 gene encoding transmembrane protein 231 isoform X5 has product MALYELFSHPVERGYRAGLCSKAALFLMLSAALTYIPPLLVAFRSHGFWLKRSSYEEQPTVRFQHQVLLVALLGPEHGGFLAWSTFPAFNRLQGDHLRVPLVSTREEDRNQDGKMDMLHFKLELPLQSTEHVLGVQLILTFSYQLHRMSTFVMQSMAFFQSSFAVPGSQLYVNGDLRLQQKQPLSYGGLDVRYN; this is encoded by the exons ATGGCGCTCTACGAGCTCTTCTCTCACCCAGTGGAGCGGGGCTACCGCGCGGGGCTCTGCTCTAAGGCCGCGCTGTTCCTGATGCTGTCCGCCGCGCTCACGTACATCCCGCCACTGCTGGTGGCCTTCCGGAGCCACG GGTTTTGGCTGAAACGGAGCAGCTATGAGGAGCAGCCGACCGTGCGCTTCCAGCACCAGGTGCTGCTCGTGGCCTTGCTAGGACCCGAGCACGGTGGGTTCCTAGCCTGGAGCACGTTCCCCGCCTTCAACCGGCTGCAGGGGGATCACCTGCGCGTCCCGCTCGTTTCG ACTAGAGAAGAAGACAGGAACCAGGATGGGAAAATGGACATGTTACATTTTAAACTGGAGCTTCCCCTGCAGTCCACGGAGCACGTTCTTGGTGTGCAGCTCATTTTGACTTTCTCCTACCAACTGCAc AGGATGTCGACATTCGTGATGCAGAGCATGGCGTTTTTCCAATCCTCCTTCGCTGTTCCGGGGTCCCAATTATATGTGAACGGAGACCTGAGGTTGCAGCAGAAGCAGCCCCTAAGCTATGGTGGCCTAGATGTTCGGTACAAC TAA
- the TMEM231 gene encoding transmembrane protein 231 isoform X3, whose protein sequence is MALYELFSHPVERGYRAGLCSKAALFLMLSAALTYIPPLLVAFRSHGFWLKRSSYEEQPTVRFQHQVLLVALLGPEHGGFLAWSTFPAFNRLQGDHLRVPLVSTREEDRNQDGKMDMLHFKLELPLQSTEHVLGVQLILTFSYQLHRMSTFVMQSMAFFQSSFAVPGSQLYVNGDLRLQQKQPLSYGGLDVRYNVIFFSSCKTFEKEYWDFPGGAVVKNPPANAGDTGSSPGPGRSHTAEQLSPCATTTESAL, encoded by the exons ATGGCGCTCTACGAGCTCTTCTCTCACCCAGTGGAGCGGGGCTACCGCGCGGGGCTCTGCTCTAAGGCCGCGCTGTTCCTGATGCTGTCCGCCGCGCTCACGTACATCCCGCCACTGCTGGTGGCCTTCCGGAGCCACG GGTTTTGGCTGAAACGGAGCAGCTATGAGGAGCAGCCGACCGTGCGCTTCCAGCACCAGGTGCTGCTCGTGGCCTTGCTAGGACCCGAGCACGGTGGGTTCCTAGCCTGGAGCACGTTCCCCGCCTTCAACCGGCTGCAGGGGGATCACCTGCGCGTCCCGCTCGTTTCG ACTAGAGAAGAAGACAGGAACCAGGATGGGAAAATGGACATGTTACATTTTAAACTGGAGCTTCCCCTGCAGTCCACGGAGCACGTTCTTGGTGTGCAGCTCATTTTGACTTTCTCCTACCAACTGCAc AGGATGTCGACATTCGTGATGCAGAGCATGGCGTTTTTCCAATCCTCCTTCGCTGTTCCGGGGTCCCAATTATATGTGAACGGAGACCTGAGGTTGCAGCAGAAGCAGCCCCTAAGCTATGGTGGCCTAGATGTTCGGTACAAC GTGATCTTTTTCAGTTCatgtaaaacatttgaaaaagaatactgggatttccctggtggcgcagtggttaagaatccgcctgccaatgcaggggacacgggttcgagccctggtccaggaagatcccacacagcggagcaactaagcccgtgcgccacaactactgagtctgcactctag
- the TMEM231 gene encoding transmembrane protein 231 isoform X4, whose translation MALYELFSHPVERGYRAGLCSKAALFLMLSAALTYIPPLLVAFRSHGFWLKRSSYEEQPTVRFQHQVLLVALLGPEHGGFLAWSTFPAFNRLQGDHLRVPLVSTREEDRNQDGKMDMLHFKLELPLQSTEHVLGVQLILTFSYQLHRMSTFVMQSMAFFQSSFAVPGSQLYVNGDLRLQQKQPLSYGGLDVRYNGTRVRALVQEDPTQRSN comes from the exons ATGGCGCTCTACGAGCTCTTCTCTCACCCAGTGGAGCGGGGCTACCGCGCGGGGCTCTGCTCTAAGGCCGCGCTGTTCCTGATGCTGTCCGCCGCGCTCACGTACATCCCGCCACTGCTGGTGGCCTTCCGGAGCCACG GGTTTTGGCTGAAACGGAGCAGCTATGAGGAGCAGCCGACCGTGCGCTTCCAGCACCAGGTGCTGCTCGTGGCCTTGCTAGGACCCGAGCACGGTGGGTTCCTAGCCTGGAGCACGTTCCCCGCCTTCAACCGGCTGCAGGGGGATCACCTGCGCGTCCCGCTCGTTTCG ACTAGAGAAGAAGACAGGAACCAGGATGGGAAAATGGACATGTTACATTTTAAACTGGAGCTTCCCCTGCAGTCCACGGAGCACGTTCTTGGTGTGCAGCTCATTTTGACTTTCTCCTACCAACTGCAc AGGATGTCGACATTCGTGATGCAGAGCATGGCGTTTTTCCAATCCTCCTTCGCTGTTCCGGGGTCCCAATTATATGTGAACGGAGACCTGAGGTTGCAGCAGAAGCAGCCCCTAAGCTATGGTGGCCTAGATGTTCGGTACAAC gggacacgggttcgagccctggtccaggaagatcccacacagcggagcaactaa